The following are encoded together in the Coregonus clupeaformis isolate EN_2021a chromosome 24, ASM2061545v1, whole genome shotgun sequence genome:
- the LOC121538588 gene encoding nuclear receptor subfamily 2 group C member 2-like, whose protein sequence is MSGSPQRFQIISTEPSATLQRIQIVTDQQTGQKIQIITTMDPSSGPKQQFMLAAADGSGTGKVILMSPENQGTKQLIFTTADSLLPGRIQIVTDAASVDRLLGIAGDVDRPQPVEFCVVCGDKASGRHYGAVSCEGCKGFFKRSVRKNLTYSCRSNQDCVVNKHHRNRCQFCRLRKCLDMGMKMESVQSERKPIDLPRERPANCAASTEKIYIRKNLMSPLIATPAFITDGSRSSLLDPGMLVNIQQPLIQADGTLLLATDTKSGQGDLGTLASVVTCMANLNDSLSESLNNDDTSDDQQEEQSASKITREFRLSGSVCVFSAFDTLAKALNPSETGAGQNLAEGGEYVGGATIQVISRDQVTPLIEVEGPLLTDTHVSFKLTMPSPMPEYLNVHYICESASRLLFLSMHWARSIPAFSTLGQESNTSLVRACWNELFTLGLAQCAQIMSLSTILEAIINHLQNSIQDDKVSGERVKLVMEHIWKLQEFCNSMVKMETDSYEYAYLKAIVLFSPDHPGLNSCSQIEKFQEKAQMELQDYVQKTYPDDTYRLTRILMRLPALRLMTSSITEELFFTGLIGNVPIDSIIPYILKMETADYNTGPTA, encoded by the exons ATGAGTGGCTCTCCACAGCGTTTCCAGATCATCTCAACTGAGCCCTCAGCCACACTGCAGCGCATACAG attGTAACGGACCAGCAGACGGGTCAGAAGATCCAGATCATCACGACCATGGATCCCTCCAGCGGGCCCAAGCAGCAGTTCATGCTGGCGGCGGCTGATGGCTCTGGAACGGGTAAAGTCATCCTGATGTCCCCAGAGAACCAGGGCACCAAGCAGCTCATCTTCACCACAGCAGACAGCCTGCTACCCGGCAGGATACAG ATTGTAACAGATGCCGCGTCGGTGGATCGGTTACTGGGGATAGCTGGGGATGTGGACCGGCCTCAACCTGTGGAGTTTTGTGTGGTGTGTGGAGACAAGGCTtcag GGCGTCACTATGGGGCTGTCAGCTGTGAAGGCTGTAAAGGCTTCTTCAAGAGGAGTGTGAGGAAGAACCTGACCTACAGTTGCCGTAGCAACCAGGACTGTGTTGTCAACAAGCACCATCGCAACCGCTGTCAGTTCTGTCGGCTGAGGAAATGCCTGGACATGGGCATGAAGATGGAGT CCGTGCAGagtgagaggaagcccattgACCTGCCCAGAGAGAGGCCTGCTAACTGTGCTGCGTCCACAGAGAAGATCTACATCAGGAAGAACCTGATGAGCCCACTCATCGCCACGCCAGCCTTCATCACTGATGGCTCCAG GTCTAGTCTGCTAGACCCAGGGATGCTGGTGAACATCCAGCAGCCTCTGATCCAGGCTGACGGAACACTACTGCTGGCCACAGACACCAAG TCGGGGCAGGGAGACTTGGGGACGCTGGCCAGTGTAGTGACGTGTATGGCCAACCTGAACGACTCCCTCAGTGAGTCCCTGAATAACGATGATACCTCAGACGACCAGCAGGAGGAGCAGTCTGCTAGCAAGATAACACG ggaATTTCGTTTGAGCGGTAGTGTATGTGTCTTCAGTGCCTTCGATACCCTGGCCAAAGCCCTAAACCCGTCCGAGACGGGGGCGGGGCAGAACCTGGCAGAGGGGGGGGAGTATGTGGGCGGAGCCACCATCCAGGTTATCAGCCGAGACCAGGTGACCCCCCTCATCGAGGTGGAGGGCCcactgctcacagacacacatgtcAGCTTCAAG CTGACTATGCCCAGCCCCATGCCAGAGTATCTAAATGTGCACTACATCTGTGAGTCAGCGTCCCGCCTCCTCTTCCTTTCCATGCACTGGGCACGCTCCATCCCTGCATTCTCCACTCTCGG TCAGGAGAGTAACACCAGCCTGGTGCGTGCCTGTTGGAATGAGCTGTTCACTCTGGGGCTGGCTCAATGTGCCCAGATCATGAGTCTCTCCACCATCCTGGAAGCCATCATCAACCATCTCCAGAACAGCATTCAGGACG ATAAGGTGTCTGGGGAGAGAGTGAAGCTGGTGATGGAACACATCTGGAAGCTGCAGGAGTTCTGTAACAGCATGGTTAAGATGGAGACAGACAGCTATGAGTACGCCTACCTGAAGGCCATAGTCCTCTTTAGCCCTG ACCATCCAGGCCTGAACAGTTGCAGCCAGATAGAGAAGTTCCAGGAGAAAGCCCAGATGGAGCTGCAGGACTATGTGCAGAAGACCTATCCAGATGACACCTACAG GTTAACGCGTATCCTGATGCGTCTCCCGGCGCTGCGTCTGATGACCTCCAG
- the LOC121537296 gene encoding beta-1,3-galactosyltransferase 4-like encodes MVGQGLWVFKRRFGKRGGRFWVVPALCVLIVSAALLALLFIDSIESWATSMNMNTVVEAQGGIIPPQGVPPTRPEDYLLMPSPHVCQHAKPYLITMVTSAPANQRARQAIRDTWGGEVEVRGHRVMTLFMVGVASDPGIAKLLIDEAWERGDLIQGRFWESYSNLTLKTLSMLRWAQRFCPQAHFLAKVDDDVLFNPGGLLRYLNRSTVNNTYEHRDLYLGRLHLHRHCLHPLPRSALLKISLTAAATPLSTPLPPEDVFVGLCARTAGVLPSNCPLFSGGPAVPYGRCCYQTMVSIHHISPREMLRFWADVNSHPPCSWLGLRASLAVCKVRAMLGTFLGVE; translated from the exons ATGGTGGGGCAGGGGCTGTGGGTGTTTAAGCGCCGCTTTGGGAAGCGTGGGGGCCGGTTCTGGGTGGTGCCTGCTCTCTGTGTGCTGATAGTCAGTGCTGCCCTGCTAGCTCTACTCTTCATTGACTCCATTGAGTCATGGGCCACATCCATGAACATGAACACAGTGGTAGAGGCGCAGGGGGGGATCATACCCCCTCAGGGTGTCCCCCCAACCAGACCCGAGGACTACCTCCTTATGCCCAGCCCTCATGTCTGTCAGCATGCCAAGCCCTACCTCATCACCATGGTGACCTCCGCCCCAGCCAATCAGAGGGCCCGCCAGGCCATCCGGGACACGTGGGGTGGGGAGGTGGAGGTCAGGGGTCATAGGGTCATGACCTTGTTCATGGTCGGGGTGGCCTCTGACCCCGGGATAGCCAAGTTGCTGATAGATGAGGCCTGGGAAAGAGGGGATCTGATCCAGGGGCGCTTCTGGGAATCCTACTCCAACCTGACCCTGAAGACCCTATCGATGCTGCGCTGGGCCCAACGCTTCTGCCCCCAGGCCCACTTCCTGGCCAAGGTGGACGATGACGTCCTGTTCAACCCTGGGGGCCTGCTGCGCTACCTGAACAGGAGCACCGTGAACAACACCTACGAGCACAGGGACCTGTACCTGGGCCGGCTCCACCTCCAC CGGCACTGCCTACATCCTCTCCCCCGCTCCGCCCTGCTCAAGATCTCCCTGACGGCCGCTGCCACGCCTCTGTCCACCCCTCTGCCCCCCGAGGACgtgtttgtgggtctgtgtgcCCGCACGGCCGGAGTGCTGCCCTCCAACTGCCCGCTGTTCTCTGGCGGGCCTGCGGTGCCCTACGGGCGCTGCTGCTACCAGACCATGGTGTCCATCCACCACATCTCCCCCAGAGAGATGCTCCGGTTCTGGGCTGATGTCAACTCCCATCCCCCCTGCTCCTGGTTGGGTCTGCGTGCCTCCCTGGCGGTCTGTAAAGTCCGGGCCATGCTGGGGACCTTTCTGGGGGTGGAGTAG